The proteins below are encoded in one region of Bremerella sp. P1:
- a CDS encoding sulfatase-like hydrolase/transferase: MNALRWIYGCLSIILFVFLGHATAAENPNVVFLLSDDQGWTDYGFMGHPHVQTPNLDRLASAGILYERGYVTAPLCRPSLASIVTGLYPHQTQIRGNDPTMPVGFQRRTEPGKKLWQERRDRMTSPMASHPSFIKALKQNGYATLQTGKWWEGNPLDHGFTHAMTHGDLSRGGRHGDEGLKIGRETMTPIYDFIDTAHSNNQPFFIWYGVFLPHSPHNAPDRLFNKYKDIAPNEPTARYWANVEWLDEGCGELVKFLKAKDLYDNTIFVYTCDNGWVQDPDTKNRSVRSKREPYEAGIRTPIFITHGDRIKPQRDSETLASNIDIAPTILKACGLEAHSEMLGLDLREPSQLKTRNRIFVDVYDHDSDIDQLDDTNNGLVARVVIDGWNKLIARPGRSELYDLQVDADDRNDLSETYPDRVRELEDIVDRWVK, translated from the coding sequence ATGAACGCATTGCGATGGATTTACGGTTGCCTGTCAATCATCTTGTTTGTCTTCCTTGGGCATGCTACTGCGGCGGAAAATCCCAACGTTGTATTTCTGCTGAGCGACGATCAGGGATGGACTGACTATGGATTCATGGGGCATCCTCACGTACAGACCCCCAATCTGGATCGTCTTGCCTCGGCCGGCATTCTCTATGAACGTGGATACGTAACTGCGCCACTGTGCCGTCCTTCCTTGGCAAGTATCGTTACTGGACTCTATCCTCACCAAACCCAAATTCGCGGCAACGATCCGACCATGCCTGTCGGGTTTCAACGAAGAACTGAGCCCGGCAAGAAACTGTGGCAAGAACGTCGAGATCGCATGACGTCTCCGATGGCATCGCACCCATCGTTCATTAAAGCCTTGAAGCAGAATGGATACGCAACACTTCAGACAGGAAAATGGTGGGAGGGAAATCCTCTCGACCACGGCTTCACGCATGCCATGACTCATGGTGATCTTAGTCGTGGAGGTCGCCATGGCGACGAGGGATTAAAAATCGGCCGCGAGACGATGACGCCAATTTACGATTTCATCGACACGGCTCATTCGAATAATCAGCCCTTCTTTATCTGGTATGGCGTCTTCCTTCCTCACTCGCCTCACAATGCCCCAGACCGCCTTTTTAACAAATACAAAGACATCGCTCCAAATGAACCAACCGCTCGCTACTGGGCTAATGTCGAGTGGCTGGATGAAGGCTGTGGAGAACTCGTCAAGTTTCTGAAGGCCAAGGACCTGTACGACAACACAATCTTCGTCTACACGTGCGACAACGGATGGGTTCAGGACCCCGACACAAAGAATCGAAGTGTTCGCTCTAAGCGTGAACCATATGAAGCGGGAATCCGCACACCAATCTTTATCACTCACGGCGATCGCATTAAGCCGCAACGTGACTCAGAGACACTTGCGAGCAATATCGATATTGCTCCTACTATCTTGAAAGCTTGTGGTCTGGAGGCCCATTCTGAAATGTTAGGGCTAGACCTTAGAGAACCTTCACAACTGAAAACACGAAATCGCATATTTGTTGATGTTTACGACCATGATTCCGACATTGATCAACTTGACGATACCAACAACGGACTGGTAGCTCGCGTGGTCATTGATGGGTGGAACAAGCTCATCGCACGTCCAGGTCGAAGTGAATTGTACGACCTGCAAGTCGATGCAGACGATCGAAATGACTTGTCCGAAACCTATCCTGACCGTGTGCGCGAATTGGAAGACATCGTTGACAGATGGGTAAAATAG
- a CDS encoding carboxypeptidase regulatory-like domain-containing protein, with protein MQTPSLRFVVDTMSRNALLTRIKSRGLSLLGMLAVVLVLGCQQNGNLGDVSGVVSLDGTPLADVVVSFTPKTGGRASIGQTDAEGKYRLIFSTTELGAQLGEHRVEILPADDEAPNMRVIPKKYQINSPLSAHVESGVNQIDFELKSKE; from the coding sequence ATGCAAACACCATCACTCCGTTTTGTTGTCGATACTATGAGCCGCAATGCACTTCTCACTAGAATCAAAAGCAGAGGTCTCTCGCTGCTGGGAATGCTGGCGGTTGTTCTCGTTCTGGGATGTCAGCAGAACGGGAACTTAGGTGACGTATCAGGGGTCGTATCTCTTGATGGCACCCCATTGGCGGACGTCGTCGTATCCTTCACTCCCAAGACTGGTGGCCGAGCGTCGATCGGACAAACCGACGCTGAGGGGAAGTATCGCCTTATCTTTTCAACAACTGAGCTGGGCGCGCAGCTCGGAGAGCACCGTGTCGAGATCCTGCCGGCCGATGATGAAGCTCCCAACATGCGGGTGATTCCGAAGAAGTATCAGATCAATTCTCCCTTGTCGGCCCACGTGGAATCAGGTGTTAACCAGATTGACTTTGAGCTAAAATCGAAAGAGTAG
- a CDS encoding DUF1559 domain-containing protein, translating to MHSFVFSKSSHPSSRGFTLVELLVVIAIIGVLIALLLPAVQQAREAARRMECTNNLKQWSLAAHNFADVNKGYLPLGAAHKNGAGVEVENGQTYRRITWGVFLWPYIEQPALYDDYNFSVGFHQGGNIDTLRQFVSGYNCPSDKTNVTQDKSDANWRVLGNYVANMGNTHLHQNAADQAIFSGSPYGVSHIYRFADLLDGTSNTAGFSEILIASPNETDDNRGDMFNNEGSPGFMSINTPNSTAPDQCRRCKDTTEDPTHNDYQRMPCTQVSNNNQYQIAPRSNHPGGVNVSMMDGSVRFVPETVSPNVWEAMLSGQGGEVVGLP from the coding sequence ATGCATTCTTTCGTCTTCTCCAAGAGTTCACATCCTTCTTCGCGTGGTTTCACGCTGGTCGAATTACTCGTCGTGATTGCTATTATTGGTGTCTTGATCGCGCTCTTGCTACCCGCTGTACAGCAGGCACGTGAAGCCGCCAGGCGAATGGAGTGCACTAACAACCTCAAGCAATGGTCCTTGGCAGCTCACAATTTTGCAGATGTCAACAAAGGCTACCTACCACTAGGAGCTGCCCACAAGAATGGCGCTGGCGTAGAAGTCGAGAATGGTCAGACCTACAGACGGATCACCTGGGGGGTGTTTCTTTGGCCTTACATCGAACAGCCTGCTTTGTACGACGATTACAATTTCTCGGTGGGTTTTCATCAGGGGGGCAATATCGATACGTTGCGTCAGTTCGTGTCTGGTTACAATTGCCCGTCCGATAAGACAAATGTCACTCAAGATAAATCAGACGCAAACTGGCGAGTTCTAGGGAATTACGTCGCCAACATGGGCAACACACATCTTCACCAAAATGCCGCGGACCAAGCCATTTTCAGCGGCTCGCCTTATGGTGTCAGTCACATTTATCGATTCGCCGACCTACTCGATGGTACTTCAAACACGGCGGGCTTTTCTGAGATTTTGATCGCTTCGCCCAATGAGACCGACGACAATCGCGGCGACATGTTCAATAACGAAGGTAGCCCTGGCTTCATGTCGATCAATACGCCGAACTCAACGGCCCCTGACCAGTGCCGTCGATGCAAGGATACAACGGAAGATCCAACACATAACGACTACCAAAGAATGCCTTGCACGCAAGTAAGTAACAATAATCAGTATCAGATCGCACCGCGTAGTAACCACCCAGGTGGTGTGAACGTCAGCATGATGGATGGATCGGTACGCTTTGTGCCAGAAACAGTTTCTCCGAATGTGTGGGAAGCGATGCTGTCCGGTCAAGGCGGTGAAGTCGTCGGACTGCCCTAG
- a CDS encoding sulfatase family protein: MFRYPSSLVLLLFLSSFALSEDRQRQPDIVVFLADDLSSADLPLYGGTDIATPSINGLAADGVTFNRAFVASPSCAPSRAALLTGLMPARNGAEENHSYPHDDVLKLPQILNELGYQTAAFGKVAHLRSASQYHFDTYDLKQEIPELRTTVKSFLETRKDSRPLALFVGVSNPHVPWPNESMIDPSAITLPPQLLDTPRTRVQRSRYLQEVIDLDTYLGELRELTNRHLSEDLIFVFTSDHGAQFPFGKWTLYDEGIHVPLIVVQPGVVNSDTKTDAMVSWIDILPTLIECGGGTTPSNLDGRSFLPVLQGDSDTHRKRIFTTHSGDRKMNVYLSRSIRTDRYKFIYNPHPEFAFTSYIDLLLRETSGDYFNQWTELAKTNTHAANVLARYHGRPRFELFDLQKDPHEQSNLVNNAETVKIQQDLYCQLKEWMDEQGDEQTVFHKPLLLNAPNTWVPRK, translated from the coding sequence ATGTTTCGGTATCCATCATCGCTAGTACTCCTGCTGTTTCTCTCATCTTTCGCATTATCGGAAGACCGTCAAAGACAACCAGACATCGTTGTTTTTCTCGCGGATGATCTATCCTCCGCAGACCTTCCACTCTACGGCGGTACCGATATCGCGACACCATCGATCAATGGCCTAGCTGCCGACGGCGTGACTTTCAATCGTGCATTCGTGGCCAGCCCGTCATGCGCACCCAGCCGAGCAGCTTTACTAACTGGACTGATGCCGGCTCGTAACGGCGCGGAAGAGAACCATAGCTACCCGCATGATGATGTCTTGAAATTGCCACAAATCCTAAACGAACTGGGTTATCAAACAGCTGCATTTGGAAAAGTGGCACACCTACGAAGCGCATCACAATACCATTTCGATACCTATGACCTGAAGCAAGAGATTCCGGAACTTCGCACGACAGTCAAGAGCTTTTTGGAGACACGAAAAGACTCGCGTCCTCTTGCATTGTTTGTTGGTGTATCCAATCCCCACGTGCCATGGCCAAACGAATCGATGATTGATCCATCGGCCATCACTCTACCACCTCAACTTCTCGATACACCTCGTACGAGAGTCCAACGTTCGAGATATCTACAAGAGGTTATTGACCTGGACACCTATCTCGGAGAACTCCGCGAACTAACTAACAGGCATCTGTCAGAGGATCTTATTTTCGTATTTACCAGTGACCATGGAGCACAGTTCCCCTTCGGAAAATGGACGTTATACGACGAGGGCATCCACGTCCCACTGATCGTCGTTCAGCCAGGAGTCGTCAATTCTGACACGAAAACGGACGCCATGGTGAGTTGGATAGACATCCTCCCCACTCTTATTGAGTGCGGAGGAGGCACCACCCCAAGCAACCTAGACGGTCGCTCGTTCTTACCCGTCTTACAGGGCGACTCTGACACGCATCGCAAGCGAATTTTTACGACGCACAGCGGTGATCGAAAAATGAATGTTTACCTAAGTCGATCCATTCGCACCGATCGCTACAAGTTTATCTACAACCCTCATCCCGAGTTTGCGTTCACTTCGTACATCGACCTGCTACTCAGGGAAACATCGGGGGACTATTTCAATCAGTGGACTGAACTTGCCAAAACGAACACACACGCGGCGAATGTTTTAGCAAGATATCATGGACGTCCACGATTTGAATTGTTCGACCTCCAAAAAGATCCTCACGAGCAGTCCAATCTCGTAAATAATGCAGAGACAGTAAAAATTCAACAGGATTTATATTGCCAACTAAAAGAATGGATGGATGAACAAGGTGATGAACAAACAGTTTTTCACAAACCACTTCTGCTGAACGCACCCAACACATGGGTGCCACGAAAATAG
- a CDS encoding DUF1559 domain-containing protein, whose product MSTRPKLSRAGFTLVELLVVIAIIGVLIALLLPAVQQAREAARRMSCSNNMKQLGIALHNYHDTFGSLPSGAIDVTGQSDGSGSANALWGWNALLFPFVELGNLHDNLEVGRRKLSDAATNGTTMAILATPVSAFRCPSDSGPELNTEQYKGVTNNSTESDTTAGSGWTPVATSNYIGNNNPCRQNSGGVDGGGAFMIRPYSALGTFWINSDAQFRDITDGTSNTIVFGERAWQLNNPIGGKFDAFAGNAFGMATNAGASWQDKFRRSGAALMGNGYGGINMPNATRCFVGYSSQHPGGAQFTLADGSVRFIPETIDSVQAVGAFQPSVFTNLLNRGDGNPVGQY is encoded by the coding sequence ATGTCAACCCGCCCCAAATTATCTCGTGCTGGTTTTACACTCGTTGAACTCCTGGTGGTTATCGCCATCATCGGGGTCCTGATTGCTCTGCTGCTACCGGCCGTTCAGCAGGCCCGTGAAGCAGCACGGCGAATGAGTTGTTCCAACAACATGAAGCAACTCGGAATCGCGCTGCATAATTACCACGATACGTTTGGTTCCCTGCCATCGGGTGCGATCGATGTGACAGGTCAATCGGACGGCAGTGGGTCGGCCAATGCGTTATGGGGCTGGAACGCGTTACTCTTTCCATTTGTCGAACTTGGCAATCTGCATGACAACCTCGAAGTGGGTCGTCGTAAGCTCTCAGATGCCGCGACCAATGGAACGACGATGGCAATCCTCGCAACTCCAGTAAGTGCGTTCCGATGCCCGTCAGATTCCGGCCCCGAACTTAACACCGAACAGTACAAAGGCGTTACGAACAATTCGACAGAGTCCGACACCACAGCGGGATCTGGCTGGACACCAGTAGCGACATCCAACTACATCGGCAACAACAACCCATGCCGTCAGAACTCCGGAGGCGTCGATGGCGGTGGAGCGTTCATGATTCGTCCATACAGCGCGCTGGGTACCTTCTGGATCAACTCCGACGCCCAGTTTCGAGATATTACCGACGGCACGAGCAACACGATTGTCTTCGGTGAGAGAGCATGGCAGTTGAACAACCCAATAGGCGGGAAGTTCGACGCGTTTGCAGGCAACGCATTTGGCATGGCGACCAATGCAGGCGCTTCCTGGCAGGATAAATTTCGACGTTCGGGAGCCGCGTTGATGGGCAATGGCTACGGTGGGATCAATATGCCCAATGCGACTCGATGCTTTGTCGGTTATTCCAGCCAGCACCCAGGCGGAGCTCAGTTCACCTTGGCCGATGGCTCTGTGCGTTTTATTCCTGAGACGATCGATAGTGTCCAAGCAGTCGGTGCCTTTCAGCCGTCGGTCTTCACCAATCTGCTGAATCGAGGCGATGGAAATCCCGTTGGCCAATACTAA
- a CDS encoding sulfatase family protein — protein sequence MFTKKHFFTLFSVFVIASFNTFSLNQAFCAGSEEKTTKPLNVVLLYADDWRHDTLGVAGNPVVQTPNLDQLANRGMRFTQNCVTTSICGVSRASLFTGQWMSRHGNRSFSPWKTAWSETFPGLLRSNGYYVGHVGKWHNGKIPSERFDFSRSYYGKHWLTSPDGSKTHVTQKNENDALEFLRTRPNDQPFCLTVAFFATHAEDSNPLQFLPQPESMGLYRGVTVPIAENATQESFERLPDFVSNEKNEGRNRWHWRFDTPEKYQTMMKNYYRLATEVDDACGQILAELKKQGVYEETVVIFTTDNGYYHAEHGLADKWYPHQESIRVPLIIDDPRMPHQMRGHTNDDFTLNVDLAPTILAAAGIPAPVAMQGKDLSPLYLSQNKPQWRSEFFYEHPMLKSNDFIPASEALVRKDWKYFYWPEFDREQLFDLTNDPIEENDLADDPKHRNKLVEMRERFAKLKAAAK from the coding sequence ATGTTCACCAAGAAGCACTTCTTCACTCTATTTTCTGTTTTCGTCATTGCATCGTTCAATACATTCTCGCTGAACCAAGCATTTTGTGCCGGCAGCGAGGAAAAAACAACGAAGCCGCTTAATGTGGTACTGCTTTACGCCGACGATTGGCGGCACGATACACTCGGAGTTGCCGGCAATCCAGTCGTACAGACCCCGAATTTGGATCAACTCGCGAACAGGGGAATGCGATTTACTCAGAATTGTGTCACAACATCCATCTGTGGCGTAAGTCGTGCGTCTCTGTTTACCGGCCAATGGATGTCGCGACACGGTAACCGGTCATTCAGTCCTTGGAAGACCGCGTGGTCGGAAACGTTCCCTGGATTGTTGCGAAGCAACGGTTATTACGTTGGTCATGTTGGAAAATGGCACAACGGAAAAATTCCCTCCGAGCGTTTCGACTTTAGCCGCTCGTACTACGGAAAGCATTGGCTCACAAGTCCAGACGGCTCAAAGACTCATGTAACCCAGAAGAACGAAAACGACGCACTCGAGTTTCTCCGAACTCGCCCAAACGACCAGCCTTTTTGCCTTACTGTTGCCTTCTTCGCGACACACGCAGAAGACTCCAACCCGCTTCAATTCTTACCTCAACCAGAAAGCATGGGTCTCTATAGGGGCGTGACGGTACCGATAGCCGAGAACGCAACGCAGGAGTCATTCGAACGCCTGCCTGACTTTGTGAGTAATGAGAAAAACGAGGGACGAAATCGCTGGCATTGGCGTTTCGATACACCCGAGAAATACCAAACGATGATGAAGAACTACTACCGCTTGGCAACCGAGGTAGATGATGCCTGCGGCCAGATCCTTGCTGAACTCAAGAAACAAGGAGTGTACGAAGAAACCGTAGTGATCTTCACGACTGACAATGGCTACTACCACGCAGAGCATGGGTTGGCCGATAAATGGTATCCCCACCAGGAAAGCATCCGTGTTCCACTCATTATCGACGATCCTCGCATGCCTCACCAAATGCGAGGCCATACGAACGATGACTTCACCCTCAACGTGGATCTCGCCCCAACCATTCTGGCTGCCGCAGGAATACCTGCCCCGGTTGCCATGCAAGGAAAAGATTTAAGTCCGTTGTACCTGTCCCAGAATAAGCCACAGTGGCGCAGTGAGTTTTTCTACGAGCATCCGATGCTTAAAAGTAACGATTTTATTCCGGCATCGGAGGCACTCGTTCGTAAGGATTGGAAGTATTTCTACTGGCCGGAATTCGATCGAGAACAGCTATTTGACCTCACAAACGATCCGATCGAAGAGAATGATCTGGCAGATGATCCTAAGCATCGGAACAAATTAGTCGAAATGCGAGAGCGGTTTGCCAAATTGAAAGCCGCTGCTAAGTAA
- a CDS encoding transposase, with protein MEARFPVAKSGGRPSSTSTHQVNNAILFLTKTELPRRMLPRDLLSWRTVYWYFFEWKSNRSLHRINGYERHSGEKLGHFNRK; from the coding sequence ATGGAAGCCCGATTTCCGGTCGCCAAGTCAGGCGGTCGGCCAAGTTCGACTTCGACTCACCAAGTGAACAACGCGATCTTGTTCCTCACCAAGACCGAACTTCCAAGGCGAATGCTTCCCAGGGACCTCCTATCGTGGAGGACCGTTTATTGGTATTTCTTTGAGTGGAAAAGCAACCGCTCGCTGCATCGGATTAATGGCTATGAGCGGCACTCTGGAGAGAAGCTTGGACACTTCAACCGAAAGTAA
- a CDS encoding family 78 glycoside hydrolase catalytic domain, protein MRSYLLVNKHSLRTLVLVLLLTGICAAAEPTTDSILTPSIPQDGDEGFQAMLSRGYTPLFNRKDLSGWRNPYSHGEAKVVGDEIHLLSNKKFFLVTEKKYSDFRLSVEIHLPQGPANSGVMFRCHVDDDAKGKKVYGYQAECDGSERRWSGGLYDEGRRGWIWPSTKGRSQDQFLNHEDESKSAFSNPLIANALNRDGWNRFEIVCIEDRIRIEVNGIPTVTFRDPLDASGYIGIQHHGEDGQTYRFRNLFIKELPEIPAAKSVTITEQPPSSVTKLRDGTILVDFGKVAFGNIAMRVPQNGRGVCKIHFGEKLVDGRIDRKPPGTVRYGVSELRKGSGERGTFIVPTPIDVRNTEQAGATRAVHPPAVLTPKTWLPVMPFRWVEIENWEGEFTEDDIKRRAAFASKWNDDASHFICSDETLNRIWELCKYSIKATTFAGVYVDGDRERIPYEADAYLNQLSHYYTDDDVEMAARSFDWLIENGTWPSEWAPHMVFMAHAEWMYSGDVDWLKHRYELLKSKTLLNRVAEDGLVRSNHLDQKRHDIVDWPPKERDGFVHSEVNTVVNAFHLQALEQMAEMASAVGKNDDALAFSSQATAARQAFQDAFFDEKTGIYRDGVGTDHSSIHANFFPLAFGLVPDDHVATVTTWLKKQKMKCSVYAAQYFLDGLFSSGCDDKAIALILADGDRSWKHMVNSGTTITWEAWDMKYKPNQDWNHAWGAAPANLLPRFVLGAQPASPGWTTAKIRPCPGPLTFARGQIPTPIGPVQIDWNNESEFTLSIDLPSDMLATLDLPANQGTQRVLINGQPVDARKSGDRWIVKEAVRGVVRVSVE, encoded by the coding sequence ATGAGAAGTTACCTCCTAGTTAACAAGCATAGCCTACGCACTTTGGTGTTGGTGTTACTATTGACCGGGATCTGTGCTGCAGCGGAACCTACTACTGATTCGATCCTGACACCTAGCATTCCGCAAGATGGCGACGAAGGATTTCAGGCGATGCTTAGCCGCGGATACACACCGCTGTTTAACAGGAAAGATCTATCGGGCTGGCGTAATCCATACTCGCATGGTGAGGCCAAAGTCGTTGGCGATGAGATCCACTTGCTTTCCAACAAGAAGTTTTTTCTCGTCACCGAAAAGAAGTATTCGGACTTTCGGCTAAGTGTAGAAATCCATCTGCCGCAGGGTCCAGCCAATTCGGGAGTTATGTTTCGCTGCCATGTCGACGACGATGCGAAGGGCAAAAAGGTCTATGGCTATCAAGCGGAATGCGATGGATCGGAACGGAGATGGTCTGGAGGACTGTACGATGAAGGACGACGCGGGTGGATTTGGCCAAGCACAAAAGGTCGCTCTCAAGATCAATTTCTGAATCACGAAGATGAGTCGAAGTCAGCGTTTTCTAATCCTCTCATTGCAAACGCATTGAATCGCGACGGTTGGAATCGGTTCGAGATCGTTTGCATTGAGGATCGTATTCGAATCGAGGTAAACGGTATCCCAACGGTGACATTTCGTGACCCGTTGGATGCCTCTGGCTACATCGGCATCCAACATCATGGTGAAGACGGACAGACATACCGATTTCGCAATTTGTTCATCAAAGAACTTCCTGAGATTCCAGCGGCGAAGTCCGTGACGATTACGGAACAGCCTCCTTCTTCAGTTACCAAGTTGAGGGACGGTACGATTCTAGTGGACTTCGGAAAGGTTGCGTTTGGAAACATTGCAATGCGTGTCCCCCAAAACGGTAGAGGTGTATGCAAAATACATTTCGGCGAGAAGTTGGTAGATGGCAGAATCGATCGCAAGCCCCCGGGCACGGTTCGCTATGGTGTAAGTGAACTCCGAAAAGGGAGCGGCGAGAGGGGGACCTTCATTGTCCCAACGCCCATTGACGTACGCAACACTGAACAGGCTGGCGCTACTCGGGCTGTTCATCCGCCGGCGGTACTCACCCCAAAGACGTGGTTGCCTGTCATGCCATTCCGGTGGGTTGAGATTGAGAATTGGGAGGGAGAGTTTACGGAAGACGACATCAAACGTAGGGCAGCGTTTGCATCAAAATGGAATGATGATGCAAGCCATTTCATCTGCTCCGATGAAACGCTCAATAGGATTTGGGAGCTGTGCAAATACAGTATCAAAGCGACAACATTTGCCGGCGTTTACGTCGATGGTGACCGAGAGAGGATACCTTACGAAGCAGACGCGTACTTAAATCAGTTAAGCCACTATTACACCGATGATGATGTCGAAATGGCAGCCAGGTCGTTCGATTGGCTGATCGAGAACGGAACTTGGCCTAGCGAGTGGGCGCCGCACATGGTGTTCATGGCTCACGCTGAGTGGATGTATTCAGGCGATGTAGATTGGCTGAAACATCGCTACGAATTGCTCAAGTCGAAAACGCTGCTAAATCGAGTCGCGGAAGACGGACTCGTAAGAAGCAATCATCTAGATCAGAAACGTCATGACATTGTCGATTGGCCTCCCAAGGAACGGGACGGATTTGTCCATTCGGAAGTCAACACCGTTGTGAATGCGTTTCACCTACAAGCACTGGAGCAAATGGCCGAAATGGCCTCCGCTGTTGGCAAAAACGACGATGCACTGGCTTTTTCATCCCAGGCGACAGCCGCACGACAGGCATTTCAAGACGCTTTCTTTGATGAGAAGACTGGGATCTACCGTGATGGTGTCGGTACCGATCACAGTAGTATTCACGCGAACTTTTTCCCATTGGCGTTCGGCCTAGTACCGGACGATCATGTTGCCACAGTCACGACATGGCTGAAGAAACAGAAAATGAAGTGTAGCGTCTATGCCGCTCAGTATTTTCTCGATGGACTCTTTAGCTCAGGCTGTGACGACAAAGCGATTGCACTAATCCTTGCCGATGGTGATCGGAGTTGGAAACACATGGTAAATAGCGGGACGACAATCACATGGGAGGCCTGGGACATGAAGTACAAGCCGAACCAAGACTGGAACCATGCCTGGGGCGCAGCTCCCGCAAACCTTCTACCTCGATTTGTCTTGGGTGCTCAACCCGCCTCTCCTGGGTGGACGACTGCAAAAATTCGCCCCTGCCCAGGCCCGCTCACGTTTGCACGAGGACAAATCCCGACCCCAATAGGACCGGTACAAATTGACTGGAACAACGAGAGTGAGTTCACGCTGTCGATTGATCTTCCAAGTGACATGTTAGCGACACTTGATTTACCCGCGAATCAAGGAACTCAGAGAGTACTCATCAATGGGCAGCCGGTCGATGCGCGAAAAAGTGGAGATCGCTGGATTGTGAAAGAAGCTGTCCGCGGCGTCGTAAGAGTTTCGGTTGAATAA
- a CDS encoding DUF1559 domain-containing protein, translating into MTPNFTGITLREVVVRLPSRTIGYRNRFSLASILIFPGFNTSHFSGVPSMHFCPHDSSSAGLRRGFTLVELLVVIAIIGVLIALLLPAVQQAREAARRMSCQNNMKQLGLALHNYHDTFGRMPPGAMGLDPATNKVSFKRVPFVRHMLPFLEEGNRSDLYDDNLAWHKQTNAVKEAVMAPITAWSCPSDRSIAREGTDIYKGNYCVNWGPRTYNDSDPAALDGTFDFFFGPRFADLTDGTSNTLAMMEVLQAPGVDNRGHFWNEDANCSMVSTILPPNSTAPDNMSTTFCVDQPEFGLPCVNSSKAASHNASRSRHPGGVQVLLCDGSVSFVAETIELGIWRAASTRSGGETESLK; encoded by the coding sequence GTGACACCCAATTTCACAGGCATCACTCTTCGAGAAGTGGTTGTACGGTTACCGAGCCGCACAATTGGTTATCGCAATCGCTTCTCCCTCGCAAGCATTCTTATTTTCCCTGGCTTCAATACTTCTCATTTTTCAGGAGTCCCATCAATGCATTTCTGTCCTCATGATAGTAGTTCCGCTGGTCTTCGGCGCGGATTCACACTGGTAGAGTTACTTGTCGTCATTGCTATTATTGGCGTATTGATCGCGCTACTCTTACCGGCGGTTCAGCAAGCTCGTGAAGCGGCTCGCCGTATGTCTTGTCAAAACAACATGAAGCAACTTGGCCTGGCATTGCACAACTACCACGACACGTTTGGCAGGATGCCTCCCGGAGCCATGGGATTAGACCCCGCCACTAATAAGGTGAGCTTTAAACGCGTCCCATTCGTACGCCACATGCTTCCATTCCTCGAAGAAGGAAATCGAAGTGACCTCTACGATGACAACCTCGCCTGGCACAAGCAGACCAACGCCGTGAAGGAAGCGGTAATGGCGCCCATCACGGCTTGGTCGTGTCCCAGCGATCGGAGCATCGCCCGAGAGGGAACGGATATCTATAAGGGAAACTATTGCGTCAATTGGGGGCCACGTACCTACAATGACTCCGATCCAGCCGCGTTGGATGGCACCTTTGACTTTTTCTTCGGTCCTCGTTTCGCCGACTTGACCGATGGCACATCCAACACACTAGCAATGATGGAAGTACTTCAAGCACCGGGAGTCGACAATCGAGGTCATTTCTGGAATGAAGATGCCAATTGCTCCATGGTTAGCACCATTCTCCCGCCAAATTCGACGGCGCCGGACAACATGTCAACAACATTTTGCGTCGACCAGCCGGAGTTTGGTCTACCTTGCGTTAATTCGTCGAAGGCCGCTTCACATAATGCCTCGCGAAGCCGACATCCAGGTGGAGTTCAAGTGCTTCTGTGTGACGGTTCTGTCAGCTTCGTTGCTGAAACTATCGAGCTGGGTATCTGGCGTGCTGCAAGTACTCGCTCCGGTGGCGAAACTGAATCACTCAAGTAA